The genomic interval ACCGGTAGAGCTGATTTTACGGAAGTTAAGTGAGGGAGCTACAATAGAGGAGCTACTCGATGCTTATCCCAACCTTCGCCGGGAAGACATTCAAGCAGCTCTCG from Methanomassiliicoccales archaeon carries:
- a CDS encoding DUF433 domain-containing protein, translating into MERWFFERIEKNPKIMLGKHVIKGTRIPVELILRKLSEGATIEELLDAYPNLRREDIQAAL